The following proteins are co-located in the Maridesulfovibrio sp. genome:
- a CDS encoding L-serine ammonia-lyase, iron-sulfur-dependent, subunit alpha, with protein sequence MKYSVKEILHFEVSPALGCTEPVAIALATAAAASVIPDKRPDKIEVWVDPNIYKNGLAVIIPGTGGLNGLDTAAALGALYGDPALGLEVLEPLDEESAKEACKYKEKHPVTVNLLENRHGIYVRALLTFGPDHVETTIEGVHDNITSLTLNGEPVKDSTLVKTQQAQKADVSKLEDFIKTLSLDDLVDMINDLDEQDFTFLKEGITYNMRLADYGLKHGSGLGVGATFEKMARLKILNRDMILAARTITSAASDARMGGIKLPAMSSGGSGNHGLTAILPIYAVSEFVDCSEKTMLEAIALSHLVTAYVKAQTGRLSAVCGCSVAAGAGATAGITYLMGGTPTQMAGAITNLTEDLAGIICDGAKCGCALKLATAAGTAVQAALFAIHGVNVHSSDGIIGSSPEQTMQNIGTLSTQGMIDTDRTILKIMLEKHFTGMDN encoded by the coding sequence ATGAAATACTCTGTAAAAGAAATTCTGCACTTTGAAGTTTCTCCGGCACTGGGCTGCACCGAGCCCGTAGCAATTGCACTTGCCACCGCCGCTGCAGCTTCCGTGATACCCGATAAAAGGCCGGACAAAATCGAAGTCTGGGTTGACCCGAATATCTATAAAAACGGACTGGCTGTAATCATCCCCGGCACAGGAGGACTGAACGGACTTGATACCGCAGCAGCCTTGGGAGCACTTTATGGAGACCCCGCACTAGGACTTGAAGTTCTTGAGCCCCTTGACGAAGAGAGCGCAAAAGAAGCCTGTAAATACAAGGAGAAACACCCTGTAACAGTGAATCTGTTAGAAAACAGACACGGTATTTATGTCCGCGCCCTGCTTACCTTCGGCCCTGATCATGTTGAAACGACCATTGAAGGCGTACATGACAATATCACTTCTCTGACCCTTAACGGAGAGCCGGTAAAAGACTCTACTCTGGTCAAAACACAACAAGCGCAAAAAGCCGATGTTTCCAAACTCGAGGACTTCATCAAGACACTTTCCCTCGATGATCTGGTAGATATGATCAATGATCTCGACGAACAGGATTTCACTTTTCTCAAAGAAGGAATCACATACAACATGCGCCTTGCCGATTACGGACTCAAACACGGTTCAGGATTGGGCGTCGGGGCTACTTTTGAAAAAATGGCCCGCCTGAAAATCCTCAACAGGGATATGATTCTGGCCGCCCGGACCATAACTTCAGCCGCATCTGATGCCCGCATGGGCGGTATCAAGCTTCCGGCTATGAGCTCAGGAGGTTCGGGCAACCACGGCCTGACAGCAATCCTGCCCATCTATGCCGTGAGTGAGTTTGTGGACTGCTCCGAGAAAACAATGCTTGAAGCCATTGCCCTAAGCCACCTTGTAACCGCATACGTAAAAGCCCAGACAGGAAGGTTGTCAGCCGTTTGCGGATGCTCTGTGGCCGCAGGCGCCGGGGCAACTGCCGGGATTACCTATCTCATGGGCGGGACTCCGACCCAAATGGCCGGAGCCATCACCAACCTGACTGAAGACCTGGCCGGTATTATCTGCGACGGTGCCAAATGCGGATGTGCACTAAAACTGGCCACCGCAGCCGGAACAGCAGTCCAAGCCGCTCTATTTGCCATCCATGGAGTAAATGTTCATTCCAGCGACGGCATCATCGGCAGCTCTCCCGAACAGACCATGCAGAACATCGGGACTCTGAGCACACAGGGCATGATTGACACAGACCGGACCATTCTGAAAATCATGCTTGAAAAACACTTCACAGGCATGGATAATTAA
- the rfaD gene encoding ADP-glyceromanno-heptose 6-epimerase produces MYIVTGGAGFIGSAMVWKLNQMGIDDILIVDNLAKTDKWKNLVNLRYEDYIHRDQFFKFILEGDDPFKTDAVIHMGACSSTTEQDADFLMENNYRYTQMLCRFCLQHDVRFINASSAATYGDGQFGFDDDHEGIDRLKPMNMYGYSKQLFDLWAKRGGVLDKLVSLKFFNVFGPNEYHKDDMKSVICKAFHQIGETGEMKLFKSYKPEYPHGGQKRDFVYIKDCVDVMWWFLQNPQANGIFNIGTGQAREWNELARSVFSAMDVEPNISYIEMPETIRDKYQYFTQANMSKLVEAGYDKPFTSLEEAAKDYVQNYLAQEDPYLKS; encoded by the coding sequence ATGTATATTGTTACTGGCGGAGCCGGTTTTATCGGCAGTGCCATGGTCTGGAAATTAAACCAGATGGGAATCGACGATATCCTGATTGTCGATAACCTTGCCAAGACTGATAAATGGAAGAATTTGGTTAACCTCCGTTATGAGGATTACATCCATAGAGATCAGTTTTTCAAGTTCATTCTTGAAGGTGACGATCCCTTTAAAACTGATGCTGTAATCCACATGGGGGCCTGCTCTTCCACCACCGAACAGGATGCGGATTTTCTCATGGAGAACAACTACCGCTACACCCAGATGCTTTGCCGTTTCTGCCTCCAGCATGATGTGCGTTTTATCAATGCTTCCAGTGCTGCCACCTACGGTGACGGACAGTTCGGCTTTGATGACGACCACGAAGGCATTGACCGTCTCAAACCTATGAATATGTATGGTTACTCCAAGCAGCTTTTTGACCTTTGGGCTAAGCGCGGCGGAGTGCTGGATAAGCTGGTCAGCCTTAAATTTTTCAATGTATTCGGACCTAACGAATATCATAAAGATGATATGAAGAGTGTTATCTGCAAGGCTTTTCACCAGATCGGTGAAACCGGAGAGATGAAGCTTTTCAAATCCTACAAGCCGGAATATCCCCATGGCGGCCAGAAACGCGACTTTGTTTATATCAAGGACTGCGTGGACGTTATGTGGTGGTTCCTGCAGAATCCGCAGGCAAACGGTATTTTCAATATCGGAACCGGACAGGCTCGCGAATGGAACGAACTTGCACGTTCTGTTTTCTCCGCGATGGATGTTGAACCGAACATCAGCTACATCGAAATGCCGGAAACTATTCGCGACAAGTACCAGTATTTCACTCAGGCCAATATGAGCAAGCTGGTGGAAGCCGGCTATGATAAGCCGTTCACTTCTCTGGAAGAGGCGGCCAAAGATTATGTGCAGAATTATCTGGCTCAGGAAGATCCTTATCTCAAGAGTTAA
- a CDS encoding OmpA family protein produces the protein MFKRKVSLILTVALAALLAFGSMASAESRIVLKPKVDAFAYFVDTSPSMSQTYGSTGNPKIIAGLNALKRLNNVVPELGYDSALYAMPDFATYSPKSIFTRSGMAKGIASVPSELPFFQSTPIGTGFSDLDGVLKNWGGKFAVIFVSDGLTNTGRNPAVIVSDMAKKYGDRFCLHIISVADTERGKANLKRLASLTPCGVYVDVTDLADKAMLDKFAQDVFYTQEEELIVEVVEEVIVPVVPVQEKIVFRNFNFGFDKYQITDEMVPALTEAATMLEEFPNLKVMVGGHTDSSGSEAYNQGLSERRAKSVADWLAANGIAPERLEVKGYGEMNPKYDNKTKEGRKLNRRVEIDVED, from the coding sequence ATGTTCAAAAGAAAAGTTTCATTAATTCTGACTGTTGCCTTAGCCGCTCTTCTGGCCTTCGGCTCCATGGCCTCTGCTGAGTCCAGAATTGTTCTTAAACCCAAAGTAGATGCATTCGCTTATTTTGTGGACACTTCACCATCCATGTCACAGACATATGGTTCCACCGGGAATCCTAAAATCATTGCCGGTCTTAACGCCCTTAAGAGACTCAACAACGTTGTTCCCGAACTGGGATACGACTCCGCTCTTTACGCAATGCCCGACTTTGCGACATATTCCCCCAAATCCATATTCACAAGATCTGGTATGGCTAAAGGAATTGCATCTGTTCCCAGCGAGCTGCCTTTCTTCCAGTCCACCCCGATCGGCACAGGTTTTTCCGATCTTGATGGTGTACTCAAAAACTGGGGCGGAAAATTCGCAGTAATTTTTGTTTCCGACGGTCTGACCAACACAGGACGCAATCCTGCGGTTATCGTTTCCGACATGGCAAAGAAATACGGCGACCGTTTCTGCCTGCACATCATCAGCGTAGCTGACACCGAACGCGGTAAAGCAAACCTGAAACGTCTCGCAAGCCTTACTCCTTGCGGCGTTTATGTTGATGTAACCGATCTCGCAGACAAAGCAATGCTCGACAAGTTCGCACAGGATGTATTCTACACTCAGGAAGAAGAGCTTATCGTTGAAGTAGTTGAAGAAGTTATCGTTCCGGTTGTTCCGGTTCAGGAAAAAATCGTTTTCCGTAACTTCAACTTCGGTTTCGACAAATACCAGATCACAGATGAAATGGTTCCGGCTCTGACTGAAGCAGCAACCATGCTTGAAGAATTCCCGAATCTCAAAGTCATGGTCGGCGGCCACACTGACTCCTCAGGCTCCGAAGCATACAACCAAGGCCTGTCCGAGCGCAGAGCAAAGTCTGTTGCAGACTGGCTGGCAGCCAACGGCATTGCTCCTGAACGCCTTGAAGTCAAGGGATACGGCGAAATGAATCCCAAGTACGACAACAAGACCAAAGAAGGACGCAAGCTTAACCGCCGCGTTGAAATCGACGTAGAAGACTAA